In the Oncorhynchus gorbuscha isolate QuinsamMale2020 ecotype Even-year linkage group LG05, OgorEven_v1.0, whole genome shotgun sequence genome, one interval contains:
- the LOC124036156 gene encoding olfactomedin-like protein 2A, translating into MWRFTNLLACLLVVCKDATAQSKIFGETEPVRMTSEGSDCRCKCIMRPLSKDACQHLRSGKARVEDFYTVETVSSGSDCKCSCTAPPSSLNPCENEWKMEKLKKQAPELLKLHSMVDLLEGTLYSLDLMKVHSYINKVVSQMNTLEETIKTNLTRDNEFVRDSMVTLTNQFKRYENYSNIMMSIKKEISSLGLQLLQKDQTETKAQDTNDEKTKETVKKPNKKSPASKPPPKPPKEKVVKPKKESTKPGKPIKPDPTAKAKVAGHQPGVVRGITYYKAAKVDGDGHVTGGKDNSAKTQTVQHVKETHSEDGGAEIILETIKGTTADSTTTTETAVTTTTTMAATTTTTASTTMPSTTTTTTTTRAAAVERLDRPAPTIMLFLDNSDNNSRPILHRAGKILDCEGTLASIELPEKQHSYGRNEGAWMKDPLAKDSKIYVTNYYYGNNLVEFRNLDNFKQGRWSNLFKLPYNWIGTGHVVYNGAFYYNRAFTKNIIKYDLRMRYVAAWTLLHDVVYEDTTPWKWRGHSDIDFAVDESGLWVIYPATDYDYSQQEVIVISKLDPGDLSMKKETTWRTGLKRNSYGNCFIICGVLYAVDVYNQKEGEVNYAYDTHTNSEAIPRLPFTNEYAYTTQIDYNPKEKVLYAWDNGHQITYNIHFVDQ; encoded by the exons ATCTTTGGGGAGACAGAGCCGGTGCGGATGACATCGGAGGGCTCAGACTGTCGATGTAAGTGCATCATGAGGCCACTGAGCAAGGATGCGTGCCAGCATCTGAGGAGCGGAAAGGCACGGGTGGAGGACTTCTACACGGTGGAGACCGTCAGCTCTGGATCGGACTGCAAGTGTTCCTGCACagcccctccctcatccctcaacCCCTGCGAGAACGAGTGGAAGATGGAGAAGCTGAAGAAACAGGCCCCAGAGCTTCTCAAG CTCCATTCCATGGTGGACCTACTGGAGGGGACGCTGTACAGTCTGGACCTCATGAAGGTTCACTCCTACATCAATAAGGTGGTCTCCCAGATGAACACACTAGAGGAG ACAATCAAGACCAACCTGACTCGGGACAATGAGTTTGTAAGGGACagcatggtcactctgacaaaccAGTTTAAGAGGTATGAAAACTACTCAAACATCATGATGAGCATCAAGAAGGAGATCTCCAGCCTGGGGCTGCAGCTACTGCAGAAAGACCAAACAGAGACCAAAGCTCAG GACACCAATGATGAGAAAACCAAAGAGACCGTAAAAAAACCTAACAAAAAGTCCCCTGCATCTAAGCCCCCTCCCAAGCCGCCCAAGGAAAAGGTTGTAAAACCCAAGAAAGAGAGCACCAAACCTGGGAAGCCCATCAAGCCTGACCCCACAGCCAAGGCCAAGGTGGCAGGGCACCAGCCGGGGGTAGTGAGGGGCATCACATACTACAAAGCAGCCAAGGTGGATGGGGACGGGCATGTCACAGGCGGTAAAG ACAACTCTGCCAAGACTCAAACCGTCCAACATGTCAAAGAGACACACTCGGAGGACGGAGGCGCTGAAATCATCTTGGAAACCATAAAGGGAACCACAGCTGACTCGACAACCACCACAGAAACTGCTGTCACTACCACGACAACAatggcagcaacaacaacaacaacagccagtaCCACAATGccatctactaccaccaccaccaccaccaccagggcagcagcagtagagaggctagaCAGACCAGCTCCCACCATCATGCTCTTCCTGGACAACTCAGACAACAACAGCCGGCCAATCCTACACAGAGCAG GGAAGATCCTTGACTGTGAGGGGACCCTGGCGTCTATCGAGCTACCAGAGAAGCAACACAGCTATGGGAGGAATGAGGGAGCATGGATGAAGGATCCTCTGGCAAAGGACTCCAAGATCTACGTCACTAACTATTACTATGGCAACAACCTGGTGGAGTTCCGAAACCTGGACAACTTCAAGCAAG GTCGTTGGAGCAACCTCTTCAAACTGCCTTACAACTGGATCGGCACAGGCCATGTGGTGTACAACGGAGCATTTTACTACAACAGAGCTTTCACCAAAAACATAATTAAGTACGACCTAAGGATGCGTTACGTGGCCGCCTGGACCCTCCTGCATGACGTGGTTTACGAGGACACCACCCCTTGGAAGTGGAGAGGCCACTCGGACATTGACTTTGCCGTGGACGAGAGTGGGCTGTGGGTGATCTACCCTGCCACGGACTATGACTACTCTCAGCAGGAGGTGATCGTCATCAGTAAGCTGGACCCTGGGGATCTGTCCATGAAGAAGGAGACAACTTGGAGGACGGGCCTGAAGAGGAACTCCTACGGGAACTGCTTCATCATATGTGGGGTGCTGTACGCTGTGGACGTCTACAACCAGAAGGAAGGGGAGGTGAACTATGCCTACGACACCCACACCAACTCAGAGGCTATTCCTCGTCTGCCCTTTACCAACGAATACGCCTACACCACCCAGATCGACTACAATCCCAAGGAGAAGGTCCTGTACGCCTGGGACAATGGACACCAGATCACATATAACATACACTTTGTTGACCAATGA